Proteins encoded in a region of the Streptomyces violaceoruber genome:
- the fbaA gene encoding class II fructose-bisphosphate aldolase: protein MPIATPEVYNEMLDRAKAGKFAYPAINVTSSQTLHAALRGFAEAESDGIVQISTGGAEFLGGQHNKDMVTGAVALAEFAHIVAEKYDVTVALHTDHCPKDKLDGYVRPLIAVSEERVKAGRNPLFQSHMWDGSAETLADNLSIAEELLARARAAKIILEVEITPTGGEEDGVSHEINDSLYTTVDDAVRTVEALGLGEKGRYLLAASFGNVHGVYKPGNVVLRPELLKELNEGIASKYGQPAGSKPFDFVFHGGSGSTAEEIATALENGVVKMNIDTDTQYAFTRPVVDHMFRNYDGVLKVDGEVGNKKTYDPRTWGKLAEAGMAARVVEACGHLRSAGQKIK, encoded by the coding sequence ATGCCCATCGCAACTCCCGAGGTCTACAACGAGATGCTGGACCGGGCGAAGGCAGGAAAGTTCGCCTACCCCGCCATCAACGTGACCTCTTCCCAGACGCTGCACGCCGCCCTGCGCGGCTTCGCGGAGGCGGAGAGCGACGGCATCGTCCAGATCTCCACCGGCGGCGCCGAGTTCCTGGGCGGCCAGCACAACAAGGACATGGTGACCGGCGCCGTCGCCCTCGCCGAGTTCGCGCACATCGTCGCCGAGAAGTACGACGTCACCGTCGCCCTGCACACGGACCACTGCCCCAAGGACAAGCTCGACGGGTACGTACGCCCGCTGATCGCCGTCTCCGAGGAGCGCGTCAAGGCCGGCCGCAACCCGCTGTTCCAGTCGCACATGTGGGACGGCTCGGCCGAGACCCTGGCCGACAACCTCTCCATCGCCGAGGAGCTGCTGGCGCGCGCCCGCGCCGCCAAGATCATCCTCGAGGTCGAGATCACCCCGACCGGCGGCGAGGAGGACGGCGTCTCCCACGAGATCAACGACTCCCTGTACACCACGGTCGACGACGCGGTCCGCACCGTCGAGGCCCTGGGCCTGGGCGAGAAGGGCCGCTACCTGCTCGCCGCGTCCTTCGGCAACGTGCACGGCGTCTACAAGCCGGGCAACGTCGTGCTCCGCCCCGAGCTGCTCAAGGAGCTGAACGAGGGCATCGCGTCGAAGTACGGCCAGCCGGCCGGCAGCAAGCCGTTCGACTTCGTCTTCCACGGCGGCTCCGGCTCCACCGCCGAGGAGATCGCGACCGCCCTGGAGAACGGCGTGGTCAAGATGAACATCGACACGGACACCCAGTACGCCTTCACGCGTCCGGTCGTCGACCACATGTTCCGCAACTACGACGGCGTCCTCAAGGTCGACGGCGAGGTCGGCAACAAGAAGACGTACGACCCGCGCACCTGGGGCAAGCTGGCCGAGGCCGGCATGGCCGCGCGCGTCGTGGAGGCCTGCGGCCACCTGCGCTCGGCGGGCCAGAAGATCAAGTAA